A single region of the Blattabacterium cuenoti genome encodes:
- the nrfD gene encoding NrfD/PsrC family molybdoenzyme membrane anchor subunit, translated as MLDHYESSIREPLILGKKTLKNISDDILNPIKNKAGNLWWIALSLSILAFLWGVVCICYTIGTGIGVWGLNRTINWAWDITNFVWWVGIGHAGTLISAVLLLFRQKWRLSINRSAEAMTIFAVIQAGLFPIIHMGRPWNAHWVLPIPNQFGTLWPNFNSPLLWDVFAISTYFSVSAVFWFMGLIPDFAMIRDRISDPFQKKIYSILSFGWGGTSKDWQRFEEISLILAGLCTPLVFSVHTIVSFDFSTSVIKGWHSTIFPPYFVAGAIFSGFAMVQTLLGVARKVLSLESYITRNHIEYMNIIILLTGGIVLLAYITEFILAWYSGNPFEKFIYFSSEAAKGPFWWAFWALIICNIIIPQFLWIQSIRRSFFCSYVIAIIINIGMWFERFDIIVLNLSHDYLPSSWTGFIPSFVDVGIFIGTIGLFFVLYLLYIRAFPVISQSELKTILKSENKK; from the coding sequence ATGTTAGACCACTATGAATCTTCTATAAGAGAACCATTAATATTAGGAAAAAAAACACTTAAAAATATTAGTGATGATATATTAAATCCTATAAAAAATAAAGCTGGTAATCTATGGTGGATAGCATTATCTCTTTCTATTTTAGCTTTTTTATGGGGGGTAGTATGCATATGTTACACTATAGGGACAGGTATTGGAGTTTGGGGATTAAATAGAACAATAAATTGGGCTTGGGATATTACTAATTTTGTTTGGTGGGTGGGGATAGGTCATGCTGGAACTTTAATTTCTGCTGTTTTATTGTTATTTCGTCAAAAATGGCGTTTATCTATCAATCGTTCAGCAGAAGCAATGACTATTTTTGCGGTTATTCAAGCTGGTTTATTTCCTATTATTCATATGGGAAGACCATGGAATGCTCATTGGGTATTACCCATTCCTAATCAATTTGGTACTTTATGGCCTAATTTTAATTCTCCTCTCTTATGGGATGTATTTGCTATTAGCACTTATTTTTCTGTTTCTGCCGTTTTTTGGTTTATGGGATTAATACCTGATTTTGCAATGATTCGAGACAGAATATCAGATCCTTTTCAAAAAAAAATTTATAGTATTCTTAGTTTTGGATGGGGAGGAACATCTAAAGATTGGCAAAGATTTGAAGAAATATCCTTAATTTTAGCTGGATTATGTACTCCATTGGTTTTTTCTGTACATACTATAGTTTCTTTTGATTTTTCTACTTCTGTAATTAAAGGTTGGCATAGCACTATATTTCCACCTTATTTTGTAGCAGGAGCTATATTTTCTGGTTTTGCTATGGTACAAACTTTATTAGGGGTTGCAAGAAAAGTTCTTTCTTTAGAAAGTTATATTACTAGAAATCATATTGAATATATGAATATAATTATTCTTTTAACAGGAGGTATAGTTTTATTAGCATATATTACAGAATTTATTCTTGCGTGGTATTCAGGAAATCCTTTTGAAAAATTTATTTATTTCTCTTCAGAAGCTGCTAAAGGACCATTTTGGTGGGCTTTTTGGGCATTAATTATTTGTAATATTATTATTCCACAATTTTTGTGGATTCAATCTATACGAAGAAGTTTTTTTTGTTCTTATGTTATAGCTATAATTATAAATATAGGTATGTGGTTTGAAAGATTCGATATTATCGTTTTAAATTTAAGTCATGATTATCTTCCTTCATCTTGGACTGGTTTTATTCCATCATTTGTGGATGTTGGAATATTTATAGGAACTATTGGATTATTTTTTGTTCTTTATTTATTATATATACGAGCTTTCCCTGTTATTTCACAATCAGAATTAAAAACAATATTGAAATCTGAAAATAAAAAATAA
- a CDS encoding DUF3341 domain-containing protein — protein MNKYIHVHALYDNDHTLINSIQIVQNHNFSIYEIYSPFPIHNLNNILKLKKTNLSFLSFIYGLLGFCIASILTWYTMIFDWPQNIGGKPSFSWIKNIPSFIPVIFELSIFFSAHFMCITYLIQCKLFPGSSPKNPDPRTTDNMFLMEIHIKKNTDKLVNLLKKNGAMEIFIKNSN, from the coding sequence ATGAATAAGTATATACATGTTCATGCATTATATGATAATGACCATACACTAATAAATAGTATTCAAATTGTTCAAAATCATAATTTTAGTATATATGAAATATATTCTCCTTTTCCCATTCATAATTTGAACAATATACTTAAATTAAAAAAAACTAATTTGTCTTTTTTATCTTTTATATATGGATTATTAGGTTTTTGTATAGCTAGTATATTAACTTGGTATACTATGATTTTCGATTGGCCACAAAATATTGGAGGAAAGCCCTCTTTTTCTTGGATAAAAAATATTCCTTCTTTCATTCCTGTCATATTTGAATTATCCATTTTTTTTTCTGCACATTTTATGTGTATAACTTATTTAATTCAATGTAAATTATTTCCTGGATCATCCCCAAAAAATCCAGATCCAAGAACTACTGATAATATGTTTTTAATGGAAATTCATATAAAAAAAAATACTGATAAATTAGTTAATTTATTGAAAAAAAATGGAGCAATGGAAATTTTTATAAAAAATAGTAATTGA
- a CDS encoding c-type cytochrome, producing MNKYFYEGFIILNVFLLGSCWFNKKKPNFVYMPDMYYSDAYEPYSDPYFSYNKKIKKIEIPFFLKEKTSSFLPVKGTVSRSYFYNHISDDIANKGFFFSKKITMYPFHKKMEEEEIILKKGEKLYKINCSICHGNDGDGQGKLVKNEKILGIPNYKDRDLTIGSVYYVITYGKNNMNSYASQLNEIDRWKIAKYVMFLKKK from the coding sequence ATGAATAAATACTTTTATGAAGGATTTATTATTTTAAATGTTTTTTTATTAGGTTCTTGTTGGTTTAATAAAAAAAAACCAAATTTTGTATATATGCCTGATATGTATTATTCCGATGCATATGAACCCTATTCAGATCCTTATTTTAGTTATAATAAAAAAATTAAAAAAATTGAAATTCCTTTTTTTTTGAAAGAAAAAACTTCTTCTTTTTTACCAGTAAAAGGTACTGTTTCTAGATCATATTTTTATAATCATATTTCTGATGATATTGCAAATAAAGGATTTTTTTTTTCTAAAAAAATAACCATGTATCCTTTTCATAAAAAGATGGAAGAAGAAGAAATTATACTTAAAAAAGGAGAAAAATTATATAAAATTAATTGCTCTATATGTCATGGTAATGATGGAGATGGACAAGGTAAATTGGTAAAAAATGAAAAAATTTTAGGAATTCCTAATTATAAAGATAGAGATCTCACTATTGGCAGTGTTTATTATGTTATTACATACGGTAAAAATAATATGAATTCTTACGCTTCTCAATTAAATGAAATAGACAGATGGAAAATAGCAAAATATGTTATGTTTTTAAAAAAAAAATAA
- a CDS encoding potassium channel family protein, whose product MKIIIIGLGNFGRSLALHLTDNGHEVFGIDHKMEKVDLLKDHIANVVCMDANNEAAYKVLPIQQADLGIVAIGENEGSSIVTTAILKKKYKHLRIVSRSLSKIHDTILEAMGINDVVHPEQDAAFRLTKQISFNYALDYFRVDNKHSIAEVFSPSSFSGKSVRSIKLTQKYSVSLITVIRDIKSSMSSKGNSTRKVIGLVTGDTVLQKGDILTLFGSNKSIMNFLKDKNK is encoded by the coding sequence ATGAAGATAATAATTATTGGTTTAGGAAATTTTGGAAGATCTTTAGCACTTCATTTAACAGATAATGGACATGAGGTTTTTGGTATAGATCATAAAATGGAAAAAGTAGATTTATTAAAAGATCATATAGCAAATGTAGTATGTATGGATGCTAATAATGAAGCCGCTTATAAAGTATTGCCTATTCAACAAGCAGATTTAGGAATTGTAGCTATTGGAGAAAATGAAGGATCATCAATAGTAACTACAGCTATACTAAAGAAAAAATATAAGCATCTTAGAATAGTAAGCAGATCTTTATCTAAAATACATGATACTATATTAGAAGCTATGGGAATTAATGATGTAGTCCATCCAGAACAGGATGCCGCGTTTAGATTAACTAAACAAATATCTTTTAATTACGCCTTAGATTATTTTAGAGTGGATAATAAACATTCTATCGCAGAAGTTTTTTCTCCATCTTCTTTTAGTGGAAAATCTGTTAGAAGTATAAAATTAACACAAAAATACTCTGTTTCTTTAATTACCGTAATACGAGATATAAAAAGTTCTATGTCTTCTAAAGGAAATTCTACAAGAAAAGTGATTGGTTTAGTTACAGGAGATACCGTTTTACAAAAAGGAGATATATTAACTCTTTTTGGTTCTAATAAATCTATAATGAATTTTTTGAAAGATAAAAATAAATAG
- a CDS encoding TrkH family potassium uptake protein — protein MIPIKFRNILEIATPFIFFYIIISLGWKNFHFFNAKILIGIVSIISIIHLFILLNKNIKKDYKSMIFLSFFILIISLIFTFVKILFFKQEKITTDIKISLLVSLILYILIRVTYFMRIIYVKIHNPAFIFITSFVFLSFFGSLLLMLPSSTVKQISFIDALFTSTSAVCVTGLVVLDTAKDFTYLGKVMILILIELGGLGILTITSFFSYFFRDGFSFKEAIFVSNFLNTKTTSNVLSLAVKVVMFTLTVELIGTLLIYFSIRDKNTIESDSPLFFSIFHSVSAFCNSGFSTLSQGLYSESVRFNYLLQFIIACLLILGGIGFNILFNFFTYIWVTIKKYFYRIFKEENFRYPVHIVTLNTKIVVLTTFFLLFFGTIFYYISEYNCSLLEHSSFYGKWSASFFSSATSRTAGFHVLNMCLLSPTTIFFTIFLMWIGASPASTGGGIKTSTFALAFMKIISLSRGKNRLEIQKKEISSESIQLAFSIIMLSLIVIYISILIIVFFDPKEDILSIFFEVFSAFSTTGLSLGITSNLSNGSKLVLIFLMLLGRIGVFNVMIGLLRKNKIGYHYYYRYPKANILIN, from the coding sequence ATGATTCCAATTAAATTTAGAAATATTTTAGAAATTGCAACTCCATTCATATTTTTTTATATTATTATATCTTTAGGATGGAAAAATTTTCATTTTTTTAATGCAAAGATTCTTATAGGAATAGTCTCCATTATAAGTATAATACACTTATTTATTCTTCTGAATAAAAATATTAAAAAGGATTATAAATCTATGATTTTTTTATCTTTTTTTATATTAATAATTTCTCTTATTTTTACTTTTGTAAAAATTTTATTTTTTAAGCAAGAAAAAATAACTACGGATATAAAAATATCATTACTTGTTAGTTTAATATTATATATACTAATTCGTGTTACTTATTTTATGCGAATAATATATGTTAAAATACATAATCCTGCTTTCATATTTATTACTAGTTTTGTATTTTTATCTTTTTTTGGATCTCTTTTGTTAATGCTTCCATCATCAACAGTAAAACAAATATCATTTATAGATGCCTTATTTACTTCTACTAGCGCTGTATGTGTTACTGGACTGGTAGTGTTAGACACAGCTAAAGATTTTACTTATTTAGGAAAAGTAATGATACTTATTTTAATAGAACTAGGAGGTTTAGGAATTTTAACTATAACTTCTTTTTTTAGTTATTTTTTTAGAGATGGATTTTCTTTTAAAGAAGCTATTTTTGTTAGCAATTTTTTAAATACAAAAACTACAAGTAATGTTCTTAGTTTAGCAGTAAAAGTTGTTATGTTTACTTTAACAGTAGAATTGATAGGAACTTTATTAATTTATTTTTCCATTAGAGATAAAAATACAATAGAATCTGATAGTCCTTTATTTTTTTCTATTTTTCATTCAGTATCCGCTTTTTGTAATAGTGGATTTTCTACTCTTAGTCAAGGTTTATATTCAGAATCCGTAAGATTTAATTATTTATTACAATTTATTATTGCTTGTTTATTAATATTAGGAGGAATAGGATTTAATATTTTATTTAATTTTTTTACATATATATGGGTGACTATTAAAAAATATTTTTATAGAATTTTTAAAGAAGAGAATTTTAGATATCCTGTACACATAGTAACTTTAAATACAAAAATTGTTGTACTAACAACTTTTTTTTTACTATTTTTTGGAACTATTTTTTATTATATTAGTGAATATAATTGTTCTCTTTTAGAACATTCTTCTTTTTATGGAAAATGGAGTGCTTCATTTTTTTCCTCAGCAACATCTAGAACAGCAGGATTTCATGTATTGAATATGTGTCTTTTATCTCCTACAACTATTTTTTTTACTATTTTTTTAATGTGGATAGGAGCTTCTCCAGCTTCTACTGGTGGAGGAATAAAAACAAGTACTTTTGCGTTAGCTTTTATGAAAATTATTTCTTTATCTAGAGGAAAAAATAGATTAGAAATACAAAAAAAAGAAATATCTTCAGAATCTATTCAATTAGCTTTTTCAATTATTATGTTATCTTTAATTGTAATATATATAAGTATTTTGATCATTGTTTTTTTTGATCCTAAAGAGGATATTTTATCTATTTTTTTTGAAGTATTTTCTGCTTTTTCAACAACTGGATTATCCTTAGGGATTACTTCTAATTTATCGAATGGAAGTAAATTGGTTTTAATATTTTTAATGTTATTAGGAAGAATAGGAGTTTTCAACGTAATGATTGGATTATTAAGGAAAAATAAAATTGGTTATCATTATTATTATAGATATCCTAAAGCAAATATTCTGATAAACTAA
- the tsaB gene encoding tRNA (adenosine(37)-N6)-threonylcarbamoyltransferase complex dimerization subunit type 1 TsaB — MSLILNLETSTKNCSISIAKNGICLTSIEECSEQYFHSEKLHMFIQYATKIAKISLHDLKSICVSKGPGSYTSLRIGVAAAKGLCYSLDIPLLSVDSLTVMVQKINIKNGFLIPMIHAKSDLFYTSLFNESKERLSSIFIKKINDNFFKIKNKEVFFFSNIDFLEKKLFFFRKKNRFFSKIFPSAMDMSLISYKKFCKKKFNNIEKFIPFYL, encoded by the coding sequence ATGTCTTTAATTTTAAATTTAGAAACTTCTACAAAAAATTGTTCAATAAGTATTGCTAAAAATGGAATATGTTTAACTTCTATAGAAGAATGTTCTGAACAATATTTTCATTCAGAAAAGTTACATATGTTTATACAATATGCTACAAAAATAGCTAAAATTAGTCTTCATGATTTAAAATCTATTTGTGTCAGTAAAGGTCCGGGATCGTATACTTCTTTAAGAATAGGAGTAGCTGCTGCTAAAGGGTTATGTTATTCTTTAGATATTCCTTTATTGTCGGTAGATTCTTTAACTGTTATGGTTCAAAAAATAAATATAAAAAATGGATTTTTAATTCCAATGATACATGCTAAATCTGATTTATTTTATACTTCATTATTTAATGAATCAAAAGAAAGATTGAGTTCTATTTTTATAAAAAAAATTAATGATAATTTTTTCAAAATTAAAAATAAAGAAGTATTTTTTTTTAGTAATATTGATTTTTTAGAAAAAAAATTATTTTTTTTTAGAAAAAAAAATAGATTTTTTTCTAAAATTTTTCCATCTGCAATGGATATGTCTTTAATTTCATATAAAAAATTTTGTAAAAAAAAATTCAATAATATTGAAAAATTTATTCCATTTTATTTATAA
- the folE gene encoding GTP cyclohydrolase I FolE gives MEEKQKKKIPNKNYILNYSMNHKTPLREDAFFMSDEEKIEKIEKHFFHIMKILGLDMNDDSLRRTPKRVAKMFIQEIFSGLNPKTTPRPSIFENKYKYNQMLIEKNITVYSTCEHHFLPIVGKAHVGYISNGKVVGLSKINRIVNFYAKRPQVQERLTMQIVESLQKMLETQDVACVIEAKHLCVNSRGIRDIDSSTITTEFIGSFKKNSKIRREFLHHIGIA, from the coding sequence ATGGAAGAAAAACAAAAAAAAAAAATCCCTAATAAAAATTATATTTTGAATTACTCAATGAATCATAAAACTCCTTTACGAGAGGATGCTTTTTTTATGAGTGATGAAGAAAAAATTGAAAAAATAGAAAAACATTTTTTTCATATTATGAAAATATTAGGACTAGATATGAATGATGATAGTTTACGTAGAACCCCAAAACGTGTTGCAAAAATGTTTATACAAGAAATATTTAGTGGTCTTAATCCAAAAACAACTCCTAGACCTTCTATTTTTGAAAATAAATATAAGTATAATCAAATGTTAATAGAAAAAAATATAACAGTTTATTCTACTTGCGAACATCATTTTCTTCCTATTGTAGGAAAAGCTCATGTTGGTTATATTTCTAATGGAAAAGTTGTTGGTCTTTCTAAGATAAACAGAATTGTAAATTTTTATGCAAAAAGACCACAAGTTCAAGAACGTTTAACAATGCAAATTGTAGAATCTTTACAAAAGATGTTAGAGACACAAGACGTAGCTTGTGTCATAGAAGCAAAACATTTATGCGTAAATTCTCGTGGTATTAGAGATATAGATAGCAGTACTATTACAACTGAATTTATAGGATCTTTTAAAAAAAATTCAAAAATTAGAAGAGAATTTTTACATCATATTGGAATTGCATAA
- the cysS gene encoding cysteine--tRNA ligase, whose protein sequence is MNKKNNLKIYNSLTAKKELFQPIHKKYVGIYVCGPTVYNHLHLGNCRTFISFDIVFRYLKHLGYKVRYVRNITDVGHLENEEKDVEDKISKKSRIEGLEPMEIVQKYTLSFHNLLNMLNVTPPSIEPTATGHIIEQIDMIQKLIKKNLAYEINGSVYFNLKKYSELYPYGILSKNKIDKLFNKKLNFSVEKRSLQDFSLWKKAHSSHIMSWNSPWGKGFPGWHIECTVMSTKYLGKNFDIHGGGIDLKFPHHECELAQATGLYKKNDLAHYWMHTNMLTLNGKKMSKSTGNFLELKDIIYKKFSKKNFSPSILRFFILLSHYRSVINFSNKGLINAEKGYFRIMKALNILKNFNAKTLKNHIIFDVDNWINNCYKALNDDFNIPLLIAHLFDASHLINDSIEKMDKNHVYLLKKYMIYFVFDIMGLQEQKIEKNTFNEDSKKLEILIERLIKFRTEARKQKNWTLSDRIRKELFHIGISFHDKKSF, encoded by the coding sequence ATGAATAAAAAAAATAATTTAAAAATATATAATTCTTTAACAGCAAAAAAAGAATTATTTCAACCTATTCACAAAAAATATGTAGGAATTTATGTTTGTGGACCTACAGTTTACAATCATTTGCATTTGGGAAATTGTCGTACTTTTATCTCATTTGATATTGTTTTTCGCTATTTAAAACATTTAGGTTATAAAGTTCGTTATGTTAGAAATATTACTGATGTGGGACATTTAGAAAATGAAGAAAAGGATGTAGAAGATAAAATATCAAAAAAATCTCGTATAGAAGGACTAGAACCTATGGAAATAGTTCAAAAATATACCCTATCTTTTCATAATTTATTAAATATGTTAAATGTTACACCTCCAAGTATAGAACCTACAGCTACGGGACATATTATAGAACAAATAGATATGATTCAAAAATTGATTAAAAAAAATTTAGCATATGAAATAAATGGTTCTGTTTATTTCAATTTAAAAAAATATAGTGAATTATATCCTTACGGAATTCTTAGTAAAAATAAAATTGATAAACTTTTCAATAAAAAATTAAATTTTTCAGTAGAAAAACGTTCTTTACAAGACTTTTCTCTTTGGAAAAAAGCTCATTCTAGTCATATTATGAGTTGGAATTCCCCATGGGGAAAAGGATTTCCTGGATGGCATATAGAATGTACTGTAATGAGTACAAAATATTTAGGAAAAAATTTTGATATACATGGAGGAGGAATAGATTTAAAATTTCCTCATCATGAATGTGAATTAGCACAAGCTACAGGTCTTTATAAAAAAAATGATCTTGCACATTATTGGATGCATACGAATATGCTAACTTTAAATGGGAAAAAAATGAGCAAATCAACAGGAAATTTTTTGGAATTAAAAGACATCATTTATAAAAAATTTAGTAAAAAAAACTTTTCTCCTAGTATTCTTAGATTTTTCATTTTACTATCTCATTATAGAAGTGTAATAAATTTTTCAAATAAAGGACTCATCAATGCAGAAAAAGGATATTTTCGTATTATGAAAGCTTTAAATATATTGAAAAATTTTAATGCAAAAACATTAAAAAACCATATAATTTTTGATGTAGATAATTGGATAAATAATTGTTATAAAGCGCTTAATGATGATTTTAACATACCTTTATTGATCGCACATTTATTTGACGCTTCCCATCTAATTAATGATTCTATTGAAAAAATGGACAAAAATCATGTCTATTTACTGAAAAAATATATGATTTATTTTGTTTTTGATATTATGGGTCTTCAAGAACAAAAAATAGAAAAAAATACTTTTAATGAAGATTCAAAAAAATTAGAAATACTTATTGAAAGATTAATAAAATTCCGTACAGAAGCAAGAAAACAAAAAAATTGGACATTATCGGATAGAATTCGTAAAGAACTATTCCATATAGGAATTTCATTTCATGATAAAAAATCATTTTAA
- a CDS encoding trans-sulfuration enzyme family protein → MKEETKLIQNILSDPLTGAISTPIYQTSTYVQEAPGVHKGFDYTRTNNPTRKILEDLITSLEYGYASLAFSSGLASVDAILKLLKCGDKIVAVDDIYGGTFRILNLYKKLGISTKFVDSTNVEEVISVISDKTKLVWLETPTNPTLKISDIESISKKSKSKNSKILVVVDNTFASPAIQNPLILGADIVIHSATKYLAGHSDVLAGLITVKSPYLYEKLKYIQNATGGVLSPIDCWLTIRGSQTLYLRVKKQSKNAFQIASFLEKKKNNCVDQVYYPGLSHHKNHLIAVKQQRYFGGIVSFSMKNDTIESAKKIVTSTKFFKLAESLGGTKSLICHPATMTHKSTPLNIRMNAGIQDSLIRLSMGIENVEDLIEDIDKVLK, encoded by the coding sequence ATGAAGGAAGAAACCAAACTTATTCAAAACATTTTATCAGATCCTCTAACAGGTGCGATTTCTACACCCATATATCAAACTTCAACTTATGTACAGGAAGCTCCTGGAGTTCATAAAGGATTTGATTATACGAGAACAAATAATCCTACAAGAAAAATTTTGGAAGATTTAATTACTAGTTTAGAATATGGATATGCTAGTTTAGCGTTTTCTTCAGGATTAGCATCTGTAGATGCTATTTTAAAACTATTAAAATGTGGAGATAAAATAGTAGCTGTAGATGATATTTATGGAGGCACGTTTCGTATATTGAATTTGTATAAAAAATTAGGTATTAGTACTAAGTTTGTAGATTCTACTAATGTGGAAGAAGTCATTTCCGTTATTTCTGATAAAACTAAATTGGTTTGGTTAGAAACTCCTACCAATCCTACTTTAAAAATATCTGATATAGAATCTATAAGTAAAAAATCCAAAAGTAAAAATTCAAAAATTTTAGTTGTAGTAGATAATACTTTTGCTTCTCCTGCTATTCAAAATCCTCTTATATTAGGAGCAGACATAGTGATACATAGTGCTACAAAATATTTAGCAGGACATTCAGATGTATTAGCTGGATTAATTACAGTGAAAAGTCCATATTTATATGAAAAACTAAAATATATTCAAAATGCGACTGGAGGGGTTTTATCTCCTATTGATTGTTGGTTAACTATAAGAGGAAGCCAAACTTTATATTTACGTGTTAAAAAACAATCTAAAAATGCATTTCAAATTGCTTCTTTTTTAGAAAAGAAAAAAAATAACTGTGTTGATCAGGTTTATTATCCTGGATTATCACATCATAAAAATCATTTGATAGCAGTAAAACAACAACGATATTTTGGAGGAATTGTTTCTTTTAGTATGAAAAATGATACAATAGAATCTGCAAAAAAAATTGTTACATCAACTAAGTTTTTTAAGTTAGCAGAAAGTTTAGGAGGAACAAAAAGTTTGATTTGCCATCCTGCTACTATGACACATAAATCTACTCCTTTAAATATAAGAATGAATGCTGGAATACAAGATTCTCTTATTCGTTTATCTATGGGAATAGAAAATGTAGAAGATTTGATAGAGGATATAGATAAAGTTTTAAAATGA
- the atpB gene encoding F0F1 ATP synthase subunit A → MILKNLKKIIHLLFFFLSFFLCANETEKNKKMNVANTIIDHISDSHEWHIAGTHKNGIIFSLPIFLWNDGLEIFFSSKFSCGNVVKGKHGFYKMFHEKIYKTNSNGILYLDSKGFPKNEKPWDFSITKNVISLWISFFLLCYLLIRMKYSYNKNYETKWNLGIILEFLILFIRDEIAIPNIGNKKYKIFLPFLLTSFFFILINNLIGLIPGFPNVTGNINITFVLALITFIITNINANKSYWKHTFCMPGVPIGIRFLLAPIEFIGIFIRPLTLCIRLFANITAGHIIILSFICLIFIFKNFFIAVFSIIFGFLISILEIMVAFLQAFIFTTLSALLIGMSVKNYESETH, encoded by the coding sequence ATGATTTTAAAAAATTTAAAAAAAATAATACATTTATTATTCTTTTTTTTATCCTTTTTTTTATGTGCAAATGAAACAGAAAAGAATAAAAAAATGAATGTAGCCAATACAATAATTGATCATATAAGTGATTCTCATGAATGGCATATTGCAGGTACTCATAAAAATGGAATTATTTTTTCATTGCCTATTTTTTTATGGAATGATGGTTTGGAAATTTTTTTTTCTTCTAAATTTTCATGTGGAAATGTGGTAAAAGGAAAACATGGTTTTTATAAAATGTTTCATGAAAAAATATATAAAACGAATTCTAATGGAATATTATATTTAGATTCGAAAGGATTTCCAAAAAATGAAAAACCTTGGGATTTTTCTATTACAAAAAATGTAATATCTCTTTGGATATCTTTTTTTTTATTGTGTTATTTATTGATACGTATGAAATATAGTTATAATAAAAATTATGAAACTAAATGGAATTTAGGAATTATTTTAGAATTTTTAATTTTATTTATACGTGATGAAATTGCTATTCCTAATATTGGAAATAAAAAATATAAAATTTTTCTTCCTTTTTTATTGACATCTTTTTTTTTTATATTAATTAATAATTTAATAGGTCTTATTCCAGGATTTCCAAATGTTACAGGAAATATAAATATAACGTTTGTATTGGCTTTAATTACATTTATTATCACCAACATAAATGCCAATAAAAGTTATTGGAAACATACTTTTTGTATGCCAGGAGTTCCAATAGGAATTAGATTTTTGTTAGCTCCTATAGAGTTTATTGGAATTTTTATTCGTCCATTAACTTTATGTATTCGATTATTTGCTAATATTACTGCTGGTCACATAATTATTTTAAGCTTTATTTGTCTCATTTTTATTTTCAAAAATTTTTTTATAGCTGTATTTTCCATTATTTTTGGTTTTTTAATTTCTATATTGGAAATTATGGTAGCTTTTTTACAAGCTTTTATTTTTACCACTTTATCTGCTTTGCTTATAGGAATGTCTGTCAAAAATTATGAAAGTGAAACGCATTAA
- the atpE gene encoding ATP synthase F0 subunit C, with product MDIDLTYSGLAALGAGIAVIGAGLGIGKIGSSAMDAIARQPEASSKIQNAMIIASALIEGAALFGIVTALLAVFK from the coding sequence ATGGATATAGATTTAACTTATTCAGGTTTAGCCGCTTTAGGAGCTGGTATTGCGGTTATAGGAGCTGGATTAGGAATTGGAAAAATTGGAAGTTCTGCAATGGATGCTATTGCTAGACAACCTGAAGCTTCAAGTAAAATACAGAATGCAATGATTATTGCATCTGCACTTATTGAAGGAGCCGCACTTTTTGGAATAGTAACTGCTTTGTTAGCTGTATTTAAATAA